The Candidatus Methylomirabilota bacterium genome includes the window CACTCTGGGCTGGTGAAGGTCACCTGATACGCGACCCTTATATCCGGTGACCTTATGTGTCGGGCACCAATATGGGATCTCGAATCACCAATTGCAGTCCCTTGGCACATAAGGTGCCGGATAACTATCGTTTTACCTAGCGCTCGTTGGCATTTCACGCTTGACAGTAAGATTCAGCCGGTATAATGACAATACGGAAAATTCCGTATTGCTTCCCTATCTCTTAGGAAGAGGAGATGAAGCGACTCACCTCACCGCAACTCCGGAAGCTGCTGACATTCCTCGAAGGCCTGGCGGCTATACCGGACCAGGAGGCCTTCGTTCGATATTTGCTTGCCGCGGCTCCAGGCTTGATCCCCTGCGAGATGCTCACGTACAACGAGATGATCCCCTCGCAACGGATTTCACGAAACTGGGTGGTTCCCCAGGAGGTCCACCCCCCAGAAACAGACGCCATCTGGGCTCAGCACATGCACGAGCACCCTACTTTGATGTATTACGCAAAGACAAGAGAAGGGCAGGCTCGTACGATTTCCGACTTCCTGAGCCAATCCCAGTTGCATCGTCTGGGCTTGTACAATGAGCTTTACCGGGGTTGGCATGTAGAAGACGTTCTTACGGCGGTCTGCCATGTCTCAATCACCGCACCCACCATCGTGGTCGGAGTGGGTTTTTACCGGAATCGCCGAACCTTTTCTGAGCGCGATCGACTCCTTCTCAACCTGCTGCGGCCCCATCTGGTCCAGACCTATGCGCGCATACAGGCTCACACACACTTTCGGGAGGAGTTAGTCCGTGCTAAGCAGGCTCTTGATACGCTGGAGCAGGGGGTTATTGTCCTTGCACGCGACGGGTCTGTGCGCGAGATAACCCTACGAGCACGACAACTCCTAAGGGCGTATTGGGGAGCAGCTCCAGAACATGAGGGACACCTTCCCCCTGAGCTGCAGGAATGGATAGGCCGTCAACAAGGGCCGGCGCCTCTTGCGGAGCCCGATGGGTCGCCCATTCCGCCCATGCCCTTCATCGTAGAGCGCGAGACGGCGCGTCTGGTAGTCAGACTGGTGAGGTTCGGTACCGAAGATCACTTGCTGGTTCTCGAAGAGCAGCCGACGGTACTCGTGCCGTCTTTCTTCGGTTCCCTGGGGCTGACAGCTCGAGAGTCAGAAGTATTGCTCTGGGTGACCCGCGGCAAGACTGATGCTGAGATCGCCACCATCCTGGGCGTCAGTCCCAAAACAGTCGGCAAACACCTGGAGCGGATCTACCAGAAGCTGGGTGCTGAGAATCGGACGGCTGCCGCTATGTGTGCTCTCACCGCCATCCGTCCCCGCTAGCGTAGTGAATCTAACGCTTCTTTACATTCACGTTCACCCTGAGCGTGTCGAAGGGTGAAGTATTGCAATAGGTTCCGTTCATGGGTTCGACAAGCTCACCACGAACGGATTGTAAAGGGATTGCCGGCGCACTACTACACTAATACAAACGCGGAAAGTCAATTTACACACCCCTCACCCTCACCCTCTCCCACAAGGGGAGAGGGGACTATAAGAATTCTCCCCTCCCCGGGTACCCCCTGGGTGCGGAGGGGATTAAGGGGAGGGTGGAGATGTTAGATTTATTTAATGCGTGAGGCTTAGTGCTTAATTGCAATAATACCCGTACCGTCATTCCCGCAGTCCTTAAGCGGGAATCCATTGATTTTACTGGATACCCGCTCCCCGCTTGAAGCCTGCGGGGACAAGCTTCGCGGGTATGACGGATTATGTGCGCTAACTTTCACAACGAAGCACTAGCGTTGCCGGATGAGCCGCGCCAGGACTTCGTAGAAGCGTTCCCGGCTCTTCACCAGGACAATCTCAACCTGTCGCTTATCCTCTCGGATACGGTAGGCAATCCGATACTCCACTTTGCGAAAGTGGAAGTGATGAGAACGGAGATCTTGGAAGGGAGAATGGAGCGATGAAGCAGTATACGGCGATCGGGCAACCTTCCGGGCTTCTGCTTTGATCTGTTCCTGAAGGGCGGGATCGAATTTCTTGTAAAGTCGGTGAGCAGAGGGGGCAAGGACTATGGCAAACGGCTCACCACTTCTCAAGAGGGATGCCCTCGCCCCGATCCAACTCTTTCAGGGCGCGCCGAATGGTTGCCCGCGCCTGGGGATCAAGGAGCAGTTCCAGAGTCTCGAGCTCTAGGGGAGTCAGTCCCCTCAGGATAGAGGCCAAGCGCTCCAGATGGACGAGCCCGCCATGCTCCAGAGCCTTCAGCGTCTTGGACATCGAGGTTCCTCCTTCGACCGGATTATAGGCCAACACAAAGATCCCGTCAAAGGGAAGATCAGGATGAATCGTATCGCAGCCGCGTTCAGGGTTCCTGAAGGAAAGAGAGGGTGAGGCGGTTGAACTCGCCGGCGCGGGTGAGAATTAAGGCGTGGCCGGCGCCGGGGATCACGGCCAGCTTGGCGCCGGGGATCCGTTCGTGGAGCGTCCTGGTGAACCGCATCGGGGTCATGAGGTCTTCGTTGCCGGCGACAATCAGGGTCGGCGTCGCGATCCGGCTCAGGCGATCTTCGCTGAAGTGGCTGAGCGCCGCCTCGACCTGCCGGGTATAGACATCTGCCGACGGAAAGTGTGGGTCATCCTCGAAGCGGGCAATGGCCAAATCGACCAGGCCCGGAATCTGATACTCGTCATAGGAGAAGACCCACGGCATGGTCGCCCGCGCGTACTCCTCGGGGCTGAAGCGGGTCCGCATCAGCGCGAATGAGTTGAGTACGTCGGCTCCGCGCCGATCGGACGAGGTATAGGTCGAGACCAGGACCAATCGGTTGACCCTGGCAGGATGGGTGATCGCCAACTCCTGGGCGATCGCTCCGCCCATGGACAGGCCGACGATATGGGCCTTGTCGATGGCCAGTGCATCCATCAGGCCGATGGTATCATCGACCAGCGTCTTCATCGTATACCTGTCCGGAGAGCGGTCGCTTTCGCCGGTATCGCGGTTATCGAACGCGAGGCATCGAAAATGCTGGGCAAATGTCGAGATCTGGAGCGCCCAGACCTGGTGATCGATACCAAGCCCGTGGATCCAGACGACCGGGTCACCCTGGCCCTCTTCCTCATAGAACAGCTCGATCTGCCCGACCCGTACCTTTGGCATAATGGGGGCGATTGTATGCAAGCAGGTCCTGTATGTCAATCACTCTGTATGCGTGCTGCTTGACACACCGTTGCCCCTCAGTTAAGGTCGAATCAGGAGATAGTGGAGGGGGGTGATCGAGCATGAGCCAGGAGACGCAACCCCGGCATACCAATCGGCTGATCCGCGAGACCAGCCCGTACCTGCTGCAGCACGCGCATAACCCGGTGGACTGGTACCCGTGGGGGGAGGAGGCGCTTCGCCGGGCGAAGGAGGAGAATCGCCCGATCCTGCTCAGCATCGGATACTCGGCCTGTCACTGGTGTCACGTGATGGCGCATGAGTCGTTCGAAAGCGAGGCGATCGCCGAGCTGATGAATCGGCACTTCGTCTGCGTCAAGGTCGATCGGGAGGAGCGACCAGACATCGACGCCATCTATATGGCGGCTACGGTGGCCATGAACCAGGGGCAGGGCGGGTGGCCGATGACGGTCTTTCTGACCCCGGACCTGCAGCCGTTCTTCGCGGGGACCTACTTCCCGCCGCGGGACGGGTTCGGGCGGGCCGGGTTCCCGACGATCCTTGCGCGGATTGCGCAGGCCTGGCGTGAGCATCCCGATGACCTTCGGACTCAGTCGGCCGAGATCACCACCTACTTGCGCGAGAGTACCAGCCCATCCCTATCTGCGCCGGTAGGATGGGCCGAGATTGCGGCCGCCGTCGCCCACTTCGCCTCAACATTCGATCCCACATTCGGCGGATTCGGCTCCGCGCCCAAGTTCCCGGCCGCGACCGCCCTATCGCTCTTGCTGCGCCATCATCGGCGCACCGGCGATGCCCATGTCCTGCAGATGGTCCGGACGACGCTGGATGCGATGGCCCGGGGAGGGATCTACGACCAGATCGGCGGCGGATTTCACCGCTACTCGACCGATGAGCGCTGGCTGGTCCCCCACTTTGAGAAGATGCTCTACGACAATGCGCTCCTGGCCAGGACCTATCTGGAGGCGTTTCAGGTGACCGGCGATCCGTTCTATCGGTGGATCGCAGCCGACGCTCTTGATTATATCTTGCGTGAGATGACCGCCCCGGAGGGAGGATTTTTCTCCGCCACGGACGCCGATTCCGAGGGCGAGGAGGGGAAGTTCTACGTCTGGACGCCGGCCGAGATCGAAGCGGTCCTGGATGGGGAAGAGGCGCGTGTCTTCTGCACCTACTATGACATCACAGAGAGCGGCAACTGGGAGGGCAAGTCGATTCCCAATGTTCGGCGCACAGCCGCGCAGGTGGCCACAAAATGTGGGATGAGCGTCGAGGGGTTGCACGCGGCACTCGGCCGGGCGCGGTGTAGGCTCTATGGAGCCCGGCGACAACGCGTGCCGCCCGGCCTGGACGACAAGATCCTGACGGCCTGGAATGGGCTGATGATCAGCGCCATGGCCGAAGGATCCCGTATCCTGAGTGAGCGGCGGTACCTTGACGCTGCCGTTCGCGCGGCCGACTTCCTGCTCAGGACCCTGGTCGGACAGGACGGCAGGCTACTGCGGACCTACCGGAGCGGCGTGGCGCATCTGAACGCCTACCTGGAGGACTATGCGTGTCTCTGCGAGGGACTGATCGACCTGTACGAGGCAGGAAGCGAGACTCGCTATCTCCGCGAGGCCGGCCGGCTGGCCGATCGCCTGCTGGTCGATTTCGTCGATGAGGCAAGCGGCGCCTTTTGTACCACGTCGCGCGATCACGAGTCGCTGATCCTGCGCCATCGGGAAGGGACCGATGGTGCCGTCCCCAGCGGTAATGCCGTGGCAGCCTCGGCGCTGGCACGCCTCTCGTTCCAGCTTGCGCGCAACGACCTGCGCCGCGCGGCCGAGCGCGGCATTGCGGCCTACGGCAAACAGATCGCCCTCTATCCGCACGCCTTTGCCAAGAGTCTCGCGGTCGCAGATCTCCTCCTGGAGGGGCCGGTGGAGCTGACCCTGATCGGCACTCCGGGAGAGGCGGGATATGAGGCCCTGCGCCTGGAGATTGCGCGCCACTACGTACCTAATCGGATCATGGCATACCACGATCCGACTGCCGGAGAGTCACCCGATTTCCCCCTGGTGAAGGGGAAAGGATTGGTGGATGGCCGCGCGACGCTCTACATCTGCCGGGACTCCACCTGTCAGGCCCCGATCACCGACACCGCTCAGGTCATCGCCGCCCTCACCCTGCCCGCACAGCCCTCAGCAGGCGGTCACCGGTCGGTCGTCGGACCAATCCTGACCGGTCACGCGACTGAAGCCGGCACGGGTGCGTACGGCGCCCGCTTTGCCTCAGCGGGCTCTACGATGCTCGGCTCGACCGGCCTGATTGCCGGTAGGCTGGGCTTCGGCGGATACCGGATCGACGACGAGACCCGCGAGCACTACGAGGCCCTGAAGAAGGCGTTGCTCGGAGGCTGTAACTTGGTCGACACCTCCGCGAACTACACAGATGGCGGCAGCGAGCGGTGTGTCGGGGCCGCGCTCGGCGAGCTGGCGCGGATCGGCACACTGCGCCGCGAGGAGGTGATTGTGGTCTCCAAGATCGGCTACGTGCAAGGGCAGAATCTGGAGCTGGCTCAGCAGCGGGAAGCGGCGGGAACGCCGTTCCCCGAGATGGTCAAATATATGGACGGCTGTTGGCACTGCATCCATCCGGAGTTCCTGCGCGATCAGTTGGAGCGATCACTGACGCGGCTGCAGCTTGATACCCTGGATGTCTGCCTGCTGCACAACCCCGAGTATTTTCTCGCCGATATCATGCACCATAGACGCAGCGATCTCCAGGCGGCTCGGGACGAGTTTTACCGGCGGTTGCGCGAGGCGTTCGCCTTCCTTGAGACCCAGGTGGCCGCCGGCACAATCCGATGGTATGGTGTCTCCTCGAACACCGCCGTCTCGTCTGCCACGGATCCCGAGGCGACCTCCTTGACTCGGATGTTCCACGCAGCGCAAGAAGCGGGCGGACCGGCCCACCACTTCCGGATTCTCCAGCTTCCGATGAACCTGTTCGAGGCGGGGGGGCTGCTCGTGCGCAATAACGGGCCGGATAACCGGCAGACGGTGCTCGAGGCCGCATCGGCGGCAGGGATCGGCGTCCTGGTCAACCGGCCGCTCAACGCCATTGTCGGCAACAGGATGATCCGCCTGGCGGCGACCCCAAGCCGGCGCATCGCGGACGCGATCTCGGCGGCCATTGATCCGCTCCTCCCCGAGGCGCAACGAGGCGAAAGTCTGTCCAGGAAGGCACTGTGGGCCTTGACCAGCACCAAAGGTGTGAGCTGCGTCCTGAACGGCATGCGCACCCCAGCCTACGTCGGGGACTCGCTCGGCGTGCTCCCTTGGCCTCCGCTCGACGACGTCGTCCCGATCTATCAGGCGGTGGCGCGCCTCGATCCGCTTGACGTAGATCGGCTAAGCAGGTAGCCTGAGGCGTCCGGAGAAAACGGGGAGTTTACAATGGTGCCCGAACTGCTGACAAAATCTGAACATGCGCTGCCGGGGTATATCCCGCCGCACAAACGGGATCAGCGACGCGCCGACAGCTATCAGCGGACGCTGGAGACTCGCCAGAAGGAGAAGGCGGCGCTGGAGGCGCAACTGGAGACGAACCGGCTGAAGCGGGCGGAGTTCTGGAAGCAGAATGGCTACAGGTGGCTTCTGCGCCTTGACGGGTACGATACCTGGAAGGAGAAGCGTGCAGCGTACAAGGCGCTCGCGGAGGAGCGGGCGCAGCTCGTTGAGAAGATTCGGCAGAAGACCATCGATCTGCACCGCAGCCCGGAGGATAAAGACGGTGACGGCCTGGTCGATACCGATCAATACCCGGATAAGATCGGCCAGAAGCGGGCCAAGCCGGCCTGGATTGCGCTGGTCGATCCGGCCAACTGCTCCGGGTGCAGCGGCCATGAGGTCAAGCCGGGGGAGTGGGTGACGCCATGCCAGTCGGTCTGTCCAGTGGACTGCATCTCGCACC containing:
- a CDS encoding alpha/beta hydrolase yields the protein MPKVRVGQIELFYEEEGQGDPVVWIHGLGIDHQVWALQISTFAQHFRCLAFDNRDTGESDRSPDRYTMKTLVDDTIGLMDALAIDKAHIVGLSMGGAIAQELAITHPARVNRLVLVSTYTSSDRRGADVLNSFALMRTRFSPEEYARATMPWVFSYDEYQIPGLVDLAIARFEDDPHFPSADVYTRQVEAALSHFSEDRLSRIATPTLIVAGNEDLMTPMRFTRTLHERIPGAKLAVIPGAGHALILTRAGEFNRLTLSFLQEP